The Henckelia pumila isolate YLH828 chromosome 2, ASM3356847v2, whole genome shotgun sequence genome includes a window with the following:
- the LOC140883612 gene encoding uncharacterized protein has product MGFLKEEKALKKLAFLLVPRWMKTLFFLITMLVSLLLFSAPILLIIADVLLPSALFSASLPPPSFTLQTLLVHLNSYDFRLSLIDIPLVSIARSAIILCVYSLCDGPKLSRWPYLGAATVCSAASLVFVSLKASYVLTNGGHSSGGAYAEATELSLFVSSVGLAIGHIAVAYRTSCRERRKLLVYKIDIEAVSACKNGFPRCHQKILQQANKRFSYE; this is encoded by the exons ATGGGTTTCTTGAAAGAAGAAAAAGCATTAAAGAAATTAGCATTTCTTCTAGTTCCAAGATGGATGAAGACTCTGTTCTTCTTGATCACCATGTTGGTTTCTTTGCTCTTATTTTCAGCCCCGATTCTTCTGATAATCGCCGACGTACTTCTTCCCTCCGCCCTCTTCTCCGCCTCTCTTCCGCCGCCTTCTTTCACTCTCCAAACCCTTTTGGTCCATCTCAATAGCTACGACTTTCGCCTCTCCCTCATCGATATTCCCCTCGTCTCCATTGCTCGATCAGCTATCATCCTAT GTGTTTACAGTCTCTGCGACGGCCCGAAGTTGTCGAGGTGGCCGTACCTTGGAGCCGCCACCGTCTGCTCGGCGGCGTCGTTGGTGTTCGTGTCATTGAAGGCCTCCTACGTATTGACGAACGGCGGCCATTCAAGCGGCGGCGCGTACGCCGAAGCAACGGAGTTGAGTCTGTTCGTTTCGTCTGTAGGATTGGCCATCGGGCACATAGCAGTGGCATATAGAACCAGTTGCCGGGAACGAAGAAAACTTCTTGTTTACAAAATCGACATCGAAGCC GTATCTGCTTGCAAGAATGGGTTTCCTAGATGTCACCAAAAAATACTTCAACAAGCCAACAAGAGATTTTCATACGAATAG
- the LOC140880573 gene encoding nuclear pore complex protein NUP88 isoform X1, with the protein MRFSYELTETDGRQSVSPPPSGSTPKAELQWLPLQSHPVFSTTTKSAVSASKTPTNLMAWDGASRLYVWDSYKKCLHWVSIRLGDPDPESISAGFPSKVLQADVPVCFDVNKISINKNGSALLLAGQDGLRVIYLYGRASREENTIICRTVSIGSEIYFGSNNSIRLLRISWHPFSDTHLGVLSSDSVFRMFDLSAAIGQPEQEYYLQPGELGLSGNAAAICPVDFSFGADHLWDKFSIFILFSDGSTYIICPIVPFGSVYKWESLLEMHNDAVTFGLKSTNSKAVNNSNLAISWLESTFPELALQGGVDGNIFAVKAQPFVLMDASVSLQGPLRKVCDGVAEKAVIQRGVCEGRAVSLLYNLVGKDTILMTAWSGGQLQLDALADEIQPVWEMGTAPRVCVDSLGQMFGAAMICELAPTNLSILKLDQPPSDTIWLGYPPPLLRLAIVDLALPKKGGSLISMTSDPLVPERIFCLHDGGIDSIVLHFLPFTSQTIGKEKPMKTPSVFSVLSTCPGESSSPEPLHGFLTLSDSSGGSWIVGLTSYHECVVLCMETWNELLTHAIYSERETVSVEEATDADTPTVISKELLSGPKVVLLPSTAPNLRSVTADSIEGRSMLHQYFKLFHENYVEYAHKVYFELQHHGPHLKKIIDNQHSRLREVQQKLLDVEKKQEKIEDHIDSAVKLHSSLETRLQNLRSLPGLQKKPLSKAERDFKLELDKFTGMELDALHSSIESLNARLTRHKHSQQVDSSNRQKQISERRVSRIQDNELSQLKSSLEKLSLMNSENSKKVKLVESALSSRGISN; encoded by the exons aTGAGGTTCAGCTACGAGTTAACTGAAACGGACGGCCGCCAATCTGTTTCCCCTCCGCCGTCGGGTTCGACTCCAAAGGCTGAGCTCCAATGGCTTCCACTTCAAAGCCACCCGGTCTTTTCAACCACCACCAAATCCGCGGTCTCGGCCTCCAAAACGCCGACGAATCTTATGGCATGGGACGGAGCTTctcgactctacgtatgggacTCGTACAAGAAATGTCTGCACTGGGTGTCGATTCGATTGGGTGACCCCGACCCGGAGTCCATTTCCGCCGGTTTCCCGTCTAAG GTGTTGCAAGCAGATGTCCCAGTTTGTTTTGATGTCAATAAGATTTCCATAAACAAAAATGGATCTGCATTGCTTCTTGCTGGGCAGGATGGTTTACGTGTTATATACCTTTATGGGCGAGCATCAAGGGAAGAAAATACTATCATCTgtag GACCGTTTCTATTGGTTCAGAAATTTACTTTGGAAGCAACAATTCCATACGCCTTCTTCGGATATCTTGGCACCCTTTCAGTGACACTCACTTAGGAGTTCTTTCCTCGGATTCTGTTTTCAG AATGTTTGATTTGTCTGCCGCAATTGGGCAACCGGAACAGGAATATTATTTGCAACCTGGAGAACTTGGTCTTTCTGGAAATGCAGCAGCAATATGTCCTGTTGATTTCTCTTTCGGGGCAGATCATTTGTGGGACAAGTTCAGT ATTTTTATCTTGTTTAGTGATGGATCCACTTACATCATTTGCCCGATTGTTCCTTTTGGAAG TGTGTATAAATGGGAATCACTATTGGAAATGCATAATGATGCCGTTACATTTGGGCTTAAATCTACCAATTCAAAAGCTGTTAATAATTCTAATCTGGCAATCTCTTGGCTGGAGTCAACATTTCCTGAATTAGCTCTCCAAGGAGGAGTCGATGGCAATATATTCGCTGTCAAAGCTCAGCCTTTTGTGTTAATGGATGCATCTGTTTCATTGCAG GGCCCTCTTCGTAAAGTGTGTGATGGGGTGGCAGAAAAGGCTGTAATTCAGAGAGGAGTATGTGAAGGGCGTGCGGTCAGTCTTCTTTACAACTTAGTTGGAAAAGATACAATTCTTATGACTGCTTGGAGTGGCGGGCAACTACAACTTGATGCTTTAGCTGATGAAATTCAGCCAGTCTGGGAGATGGGTACTGCACCCCGTGTTTGTGTTGATTCACTTGGTCAGATGTTTGGTGCTGCTATGATTTGTGAACTAGCTCCCACTAATCTCTCAATTCTGAAGCTCGACCAACCTCCTAGTGATACTATTTGGTTGGGTTATCCACCTCCTTTACTCCGTCTGGCTATTGTGGATTTAGCTTTGCCTAAGAAAGGTGGTTCTCTAATTTCAATGACTTCTGATCCTCTTGTTCCAGAAAGAATATTTTGCCTTCATGATGGTGGGATAGATTCAATAGTCTTGCATTTTCTCCCTTTCACTAGTCAGACCATTGGCAAGGAAAAACCAATGAAAACTCCATCCGTCTTTTCTGTTCTTAGCACATGCCCTGGAGAATCCTCCTCACCGGAGCCCCTTCATGGTTTCTTGACATTGTCGGATTCATCTGGAGGTTCATGGATTGTGGGACTTACTTCTTATCATGAATGCGTAGTGCTTTGCATGGAGACCTGGAATGAATTGCTTACTCATGCTATTTATAGCGAGAGGGAAACTGTTTCTGTGGAAGAGGCAACAGATGCAGATACTCCCACAGTAATCAGCAAAGAACTCCTTAGCGGGCCTAAAGTAGTTCTATTACCCTCAACCGCACCAAATTTACGCTCTGTGACTGCTGATTCTATTGAAGGACGATCAATGCTTCATCAGTATTTCAAGCTTTTTCACGAAAATTATGTGGAGTACGCACACAAG GTATACTTCGAACTCCAGCACCATGGGCCTCATTTGAAGAAAATAATTGACAATCAACATTCTCGTTTACGCGAAGTGCAGCAGAAACTTTTGGATGTTGAAAAGAAACAGGAGAAAATTGAGGATCACATAGACTCTGCAGTTAAACTTCACAGTTCCCTAGAAACGCGCTTACAAAACTTGAGGAGTCTGCCAGGTTTACAGAAAAAGCcattatcaaaagcagaacgaGATTTCAAACTAGAACTTG ATAAGTTTACTGGAATGGAGTTGGATGCCTTGCACTCTTCAATTGAATCTTTGAATGCGAGATTGACAAGACACAAACATTCTCAGCAGGTTGATTCCTCAAATCGACAAAAACAGATCTCAGAAAGAAGGGTGTCTCGGATCCAAGACAACGAGTTATCTCAGCTTAAATCTTCACTTGAAAAACTCTCACTGATGAACAGTGAGAACAGCAAAAAGGTTAAGCTTGTTGAGTCTGCATTAAGTAGCAGAGGAATCAGCAATTGA
- the LOC140880573 gene encoding nuclear pore complex protein NUP88 isoform X2, with product MDLHCFLLGRMVYVLYTFMGEHQGKKILSSVEIYFGSNNSIRLLRISWHPFSDTHLGVLSSDSVFRMFDLSAAIGQPEQEYYLQPGELGLSGNAAAICPVDFSFGADHLWDKFSIFILFSDGSTYIICPIVPFGSVYKWESLLEMHNDAVTFGLKSTNSKAVNNSNLAISWLESTFPELALQGGVDGNIFAVKAQPFVLMDASVSLQGPLRKVCDGVAEKAVIQRGVCEGRAVSLLYNLVGKDTILMTAWSGGQLQLDALADEIQPVWEMGTAPRVCVDSLGQMFGAAMICELAPTNLSILKLDQPPSDTIWLGYPPPLLRLAIVDLALPKKGGSLISMTSDPLVPERIFCLHDGGIDSIVLHFLPFTSQTIGKEKPMKTPSVFSVLSTCPGESSSPEPLHGFLTLSDSSGGSWIVGLTSYHECVVLCMETWNELLTHAIYSERETVSVEEATDADTPTVISKELLSGPKVVLLPSTAPNLRSVTADSIEGRSMLHQYFKLFHENYVEYAHKVYFELQHHGPHLKKIIDNQHSRLREVQQKLLDVEKKQEKIEDHIDSAVKLHSSLETRLQNLRSLPGLQKKPLSKAERDFKLELDKFTGMELDALHSSIESLNARLTRHKHSQQVDSSNRQKQISERRVSRIQDNELSQLKSSLEKLSLMNSENSKKVKLVESALSSRGISN from the exons ATGGATCTGCATTGCTTCTTGCTGGGCAGGATGGTTTACGTGTTATATACCTTTATGGGCGAGCATCAAGGGAAGAAAATACTATCATCTgtag AAATTTACTTTGGAAGCAACAATTCCATACGCCTTCTTCGGATATCTTGGCACCCTTTCAGTGACACTCACTTAGGAGTTCTTTCCTCGGATTCTGTTTTCAG AATGTTTGATTTGTCTGCCGCAATTGGGCAACCGGAACAGGAATATTATTTGCAACCTGGAGAACTTGGTCTTTCTGGAAATGCAGCAGCAATATGTCCTGTTGATTTCTCTTTCGGGGCAGATCATTTGTGGGACAAGTTCAGT ATTTTTATCTTGTTTAGTGATGGATCCACTTACATCATTTGCCCGATTGTTCCTTTTGGAAG TGTGTATAAATGGGAATCACTATTGGAAATGCATAATGATGCCGTTACATTTGGGCTTAAATCTACCAATTCAAAAGCTGTTAATAATTCTAATCTGGCAATCTCTTGGCTGGAGTCAACATTTCCTGAATTAGCTCTCCAAGGAGGAGTCGATGGCAATATATTCGCTGTCAAAGCTCAGCCTTTTGTGTTAATGGATGCATCTGTTTCATTGCAG GGCCCTCTTCGTAAAGTGTGTGATGGGGTGGCAGAAAAGGCTGTAATTCAGAGAGGAGTATGTGAAGGGCGTGCGGTCAGTCTTCTTTACAACTTAGTTGGAAAAGATACAATTCTTATGACTGCTTGGAGTGGCGGGCAACTACAACTTGATGCTTTAGCTGATGAAATTCAGCCAGTCTGGGAGATGGGTACTGCACCCCGTGTTTGTGTTGATTCACTTGGTCAGATGTTTGGTGCTGCTATGATTTGTGAACTAGCTCCCACTAATCTCTCAATTCTGAAGCTCGACCAACCTCCTAGTGATACTATTTGGTTGGGTTATCCACCTCCTTTACTCCGTCTGGCTATTGTGGATTTAGCTTTGCCTAAGAAAGGTGGTTCTCTAATTTCAATGACTTCTGATCCTCTTGTTCCAGAAAGAATATTTTGCCTTCATGATGGTGGGATAGATTCAATAGTCTTGCATTTTCTCCCTTTCACTAGTCAGACCATTGGCAAGGAAAAACCAATGAAAACTCCATCCGTCTTTTCTGTTCTTAGCACATGCCCTGGAGAATCCTCCTCACCGGAGCCCCTTCATGGTTTCTTGACATTGTCGGATTCATCTGGAGGTTCATGGATTGTGGGACTTACTTCTTATCATGAATGCGTAGTGCTTTGCATGGAGACCTGGAATGAATTGCTTACTCATGCTATTTATAGCGAGAGGGAAACTGTTTCTGTGGAAGAGGCAACAGATGCAGATACTCCCACAGTAATCAGCAAAGAACTCCTTAGCGGGCCTAAAGTAGTTCTATTACCCTCAACCGCACCAAATTTACGCTCTGTGACTGCTGATTCTATTGAAGGACGATCAATGCTTCATCAGTATTTCAAGCTTTTTCACGAAAATTATGTGGAGTACGCACACAAG GTATACTTCGAACTCCAGCACCATGGGCCTCATTTGAAGAAAATAATTGACAATCAACATTCTCGTTTACGCGAAGTGCAGCAGAAACTTTTGGATGTTGAAAAGAAACAGGAGAAAATTGAGGATCACATAGACTCTGCAGTTAAACTTCACAGTTCCCTAGAAACGCGCTTACAAAACTTGAGGAGTCTGCCAGGTTTACAGAAAAAGCcattatcaaaagcagaacgaGATTTCAAACTAGAACTTG ATAAGTTTACTGGAATGGAGTTGGATGCCTTGCACTCTTCAATTGAATCTTTGAATGCGAGATTGACAAGACACAAACATTCTCAGCAGGTTGATTCCTCAAATCGACAAAAACAGATCTCAGAAAGAAGGGTGTCTCGGATCCAAGACAACGAGTTATCTCAGCTTAAATCTTCACTTGAAAAACTCTCACTGATGAACAGTGAGAACAGCAAAAAGGTTAAGCTTGTTGAGTCTGCATTAAGTAGCAGAGGAATCAGCAATTGA